From the genome of Phreatobacter cathodiphilus, one region includes:
- a CDS encoding amino acid ABC transporter permease, translating into MEIFLFQFLNFDIMRQAWPIIFGGAQMTLLLCLAVIPLGLAGGLVVATGSISHARALRLITKAYVDFFRAVPPLVLLIVIYSGLPFAGIRMTPFTAVCIAFLLNASSFYGEIFRAGIESVGKGQWEAARSTGLTWLQTYRHVVLPQASRNVLPDLVSNTVEVIKLTSIASVVSFTELLYAADMARSVTYNTSPIVLAAFLYLIVLWPVVRLVSRLEHRLGH; encoded by the coding sequence ATGGAGATCTTCCTCTTCCAGTTCCTCAACTTCGACATCATGCGGCAGGCCTGGCCGATCATTTTCGGCGGCGCGCAGATGACCCTGCTGCTCTGCCTCGCGGTGATCCCGCTCGGCCTCGCCGGCGGCCTCGTGGTGGCAACCGGCTCGATCTCGCACGCGCGGGCGCTGCGCCTCATCACCAAGGCCTATGTCGACTTCTTCCGCGCCGTTCCGCCGCTGGTGCTGCTGATCGTCATCTATTCGGGCCTGCCCTTCGCCGGCATCCGCATGACCCCGTTCACCGCGGTGTGCATCGCCTTCCTGCTCAACGCCTCATCCTTCTACGGCGAGATCTTCCGGGCCGGCATCGAATCGGTAGGCAAGGGGCAGTGGGAGGCGGCGCGCTCGACGGGGCTGACCTGGCTGCAGACCTATCGCCACGTCGTGCTGCCTCAGGCGAGCCGCAACGTGCTGCCTGACCTCGTCTCGAACACGGTGGAGGTGATCAAGCTCACCTCCATCGCCTCGGTCGTCTCCTTCACCGAGCTCCTCTACGCCGCCGACATGGCGCGCAGCGTCACCTACAACACCTCCCCCATCGTCCTCGCCGCCTTCCTCTATCTCATCGTCCTGTGGCCCGTCGTCCGGCTCGTCAGCCGGCTCGAGCACCGGCTCGGACATTAA
- a CDS encoding amino acid ABC transporter permease — protein MTGLERFQDAFLKPELIARYWPDILSGIAVTLEIAVAVVITGLALGLALAVIRSYRSRLANAPIIVFVDMFRALPPLVAILIVYFGLPNLGINISGFAVLWLVLSLVLAAFAEEIFWSGIVSVRKGQWEAARSTGLSHWQTMTSVILPQAIRICVPPLTNRTIAVTKNTALGTVIGVGEIMNQGTSAMSLSGNATPLMMAAVAYVVIFVPVVALGSWIERRFAWKRA, from the coding sequence ATGACCGGCCTCGAGCGCTTTCAGGACGCCTTCCTCAAGCCGGAGCTGATCGCCCGCTACTGGCCCGACATCCTCTCCGGCATCGCGGTGACGCTTGAGATCGCCGTGGCGGTGGTGATCACGGGCCTCGCCCTCGGGCTCGCCCTGGCGGTGATCCGCAGCTACCGGTCGCGCCTCGCCAATGCGCCGATCATCGTCTTCGTCGACATGTTCCGCGCCCTGCCGCCGCTGGTCGCCATCCTCATCGTCTATTTCGGCCTGCCCAATCTCGGCATCAACATTTCCGGCTTCGCCGTGCTCTGGCTGGTCCTGTCGCTGGTGCTCGCGGCCTTCGCCGAGGAGATCTTCTGGTCTGGCATCGTCTCGGTGCGCAAGGGACAATGGGAGGCGGCGCGCTCCACCGGCCTCTCCCACTGGCAGACCATGACCTCGGTGATCCTGCCGCAGGCGATCCGCATCTGCGTGCCGCCGCTGACCAACCGCACCATCGCGGTGACCAAGAACACCGCCCTCGGCACGGTGATCGGCGTCGGCGAGATCATGAACCAGGGCACCTCGGCCATGTCGCTGTCGGGCAACGCCACGCCCCTGATGATGGCGGCCGTCGCCTATGTGGTCATCTTCGTGCCGGTGGTGGCGCTGGGCTCGTGGATCGAGCGCCGCTTCGCCTGGAAGAGGGCGTGA
- a CDS encoding amino acid ABC transporter ATP-binding protein: MSALLDVRGLRKSFGTTEILRGIDFSVAARELVFIIGPSGSGKSTMLRCCNRLEEPTAGQVVVDGVDLMAPGTDINAMRRQIGMVFQAFNLYPHMTALGNVTLALRKVLGKSRDEAEAIGLAALDRVGLKEKAPSYPSELSGGQQQRVAIARALALEPKIMLFDEPTSALDPELVGAVLGVMRDLKAAGMTMVVVSHEMRFARDAADRIVFMAEGEILEQGTPAEIFGNPQHPRTRDFVGELSR, translated from the coding sequence ATGTCCGCACTGCTCGACGTCCGGGGCCTGAGAAAAAGCTTCGGCACCACCGAAATCCTGCGCGGCATCGACTTTTCCGTCGCCGCGCGGGAGCTGGTCTTCATCATCGGGCCCTCGGGCTCCGGCAAATCCACCATGCTGCGCTGCTGCAACCGGCTGGAGGAGCCGACGGCGGGCCAGGTGGTGGTGGACGGGGTCGACCTGATGGCGCCCGGCACCGACATCAACGCCATGCGCCGGCAGATCGGCATGGTGTTCCAGGCCTTCAACCTCTACCCGCACATGACGGCGCTCGGAAACGTGACGCTCGCCTTGCGCAAGGTGCTCGGCAAGAGCCGGGATGAGGCCGAAGCCATCGGCCTCGCCGCGCTCGACCGCGTCGGCCTGAAGGAAAAGGCGCCGAGCTATCCGTCCGAACTCTCCGGCGGCCAGCAGCAGCGCGTGGCGATCGCCCGCGCCCTGGCGTTGGAGCCGAAGATCATGCTCTTCGACGAGCCGACCTCGGCCCTCGATCCAGAACTCGTCGGCGCCGTTCTCGGCGTCATGCGCGACCTGAAGGCCGCCGGCATGACCATGGTCGTCGTCAGCCACGAGATGCGCTTCGCGCGCGACGCCGCCGACCGCATCGTCTTCATGGCGGAGGGCGAGATCCTCGAACAGGGCACGCCGGCCGAGATCTTCGGCAACCCTCAACATCCGCGCACGCGCGATTTCGTCGGGGAGCTGTCGCGGTGA
- a CDS encoding transporter substrate-binding domain-containing protein: MLRTILVAAGLAALMTGQALAQAPIKTAVDGTFAPHAFPNLAGGGIQGFNVDLANEIGKRLGRPIEITSTQFSGIIPALNAGTYDFVMAPVTATPERATSMLFTEGYLDTDFRLITRRGDAPITDLASMRGKVVSVNRGSAYESWAKSMEASVGWRVEAFGTQTDAVQAVIAGRAVANVTAETVAAFAVKNNPQIKLDYLHKTGLVWAVPARNGDTATRDMVENAIECIKKDGTMAKIFEKWFGIAPRPDSAAATIFPGSGVPGLPGYDATAREPRC; the protein is encoded by the coding sequence ATGCTCCGCACCATTCTCGTCGCCGCCGGCCTCGCGGCGCTCATGACCGGACAAGCCCTGGCGCAGGCGCCGATCAAGACCGCGGTCGACGGCACCTTCGCCCCGCACGCCTTCCCGAACCTCGCGGGGGGCGGCATCCAGGGCTTCAACGTCGACCTCGCCAACGAGATCGGCAAGCGGCTCGGCCGGCCGATCGAGATCACCTCGACGCAGTTCTCCGGCATCATCCCGGCGCTCAATGCCGGCACCTACGACTTCGTCATGGCGCCGGTGACGGCAACGCCGGAGCGCGCCACGAGCATGCTCTTCACCGAGGGCTATCTCGACACCGACTTCCGCCTGATCACCCGCCGGGGCGATGCCCCCATCACCGACCTCGCCTCGATGCGTGGCAAGGTCGTCTCGGTCAACCGCGGCTCGGCCTATGAGAGCTGGGCGAAGTCGATGGAGGCGAGCGTCGGCTGGCGCGTGGAGGCCTTCGGCACGCAGACCGACGCCGTGCAGGCGGTGATCGCCGGTCGCGCCGTCGCCAACGTGACGGCCGAGACGGTCGCCGCCTTCGCGGTGAAGAACAATCCGCAGATCAAGCTCGACTACCTGCACAAGACCGGCCTCGTCTGGGCCGTGCCGGCGCGCAACGGCGACACCGCCACCCGCGACATGGTCGAGAACGCCATCGAGTGCATCAAGAAGGACGGCACCATGGCCAAGATCTTCGAGAAGTGGTTCGGCATCGCGCCGCGCCCGGATTCGGCCGCCGCCACGATCTTCCCTGGCTCGGGCGTTCCCGGCCTGCCGGGCTATGACGCGACGGCCCGCGAGCCGCGCTGCTGA
- a CDS encoding LysR family transcriptional regulator has protein sequence MLNLRQLEIFREVIRCQTTVGAAEALAISQPAVSNAIKQIEAQLGLPLFDRIGNRLVPTAEAQEVMRGSEPIFSLYRAFSQKLKDLRDTRTGSLRVLSTPALANALVPRALKAFLATRPDMHVFFDVRRTPGVVEGVETGFVDLGFSLSPQPRPGIEATAICTGQMVCVCPPDHPLADRSEISAADLAAYPLIGFEPGTPLGFALAQGFWTPALQERVMVETRYSGTACLLAESGVGVAVVDSFAVVGGRYDLVFRPLSPRVPIQAYALTARGQPPKRVVRAFLKEVEASAVRFADPFGSHP, from the coding sequence ATGCTTAACCTGCGCCAGTTGGAGATCTTCCGGGAGGTGATCCGCTGCCAGACGACGGTCGGCGCCGCCGAGGCGCTCGCCATCTCCCAGCCGGCCGTGTCCAACGCCATCAAGCAGATCGAGGCGCAGCTCGGCCTTCCCCTCTTCGATCGCATCGGCAACCGCCTCGTGCCGACTGCCGAGGCGCAGGAGGTGATGCGCGGCTCCGAGCCGATCTTCTCGCTCTACCGCGCCTTCTCGCAGAAGCTGAAGGACCTGCGCGACACCCGCACCGGCAGTCTGCGCGTGCTCTCCACCCCCGCCCTCGCCAACGCCCTGGTGCCGCGGGCGCTGAAGGCCTTCCTCGCCACGCGCCCCGACATGCACGTCTTCTTCGACGTGCGCCGCACGCCGGGCGTCGTCGAGGGCGTTGAGACCGGCTTCGTCGATCTCGGCTTCTCGCTGTCGCCGCAGCCGCGGCCGGGCATCGAGGCGACCGCCATCTGCACCGGCCAGATGGTCTGTGTCTGCCCGCCCGACCATCCGCTCGCCGATCGCTCGGAAATTTCCGCCGCCGACCTCGCCGCCTATCCCCTCATCGGCTTCGAGCCGGGGACGCCGCTCGGTTTTGCCCTGGCCCAGGGCTTCTGGACGCCGGCCCTGCAGGAGCGGGTCATGGTCGAGACGCGCTACAGCGGCACGGCCTGCCTCCTCGCCGAAAGCGGCGTCGGCGTCGCGGTGGTCGATTCCTTCGCCGTGGTCGGCGGCCGCTACGATCTCGTCTTCCGTCCGCTCAGCCCGCGCGTGCCGATCCAGGCCTACGCGCTGACGGCGCGCGGCCAGCCGCCGAAGCGCGTGGTGCGCGCCTTCCTCAAGGAGGTGGAGGCGAGCGCGGTGCGCTTCGCCGACCCGTTCGGATCGCACCCGTGA
- a CDS encoding dihydrodipicolinate synthase family protein has product MKANGTDLTTASGVYVIAATPFHDDGRIDEKSTDSMVDFYRACGADGLTILGVMGEAPKLAAEESVAISKQIIKRAGPSMPVIVGVSAPGFAAMRSLARTVMDAGAAGVMIAPPNTLRTDDQIVGYYKQAVDAIGDDVPFCIQDFPITFSVVMSPKVIRSIIQELPSCVMLKHEDWPGLEKISTLRGFEADGSMRHVSILCGNGGLFLDFECERGADGAMTGYAFPDMLVDVVRLQKAGKRDAAHDLFDAHLPLIRYEQQPGAGLAVRKYLLKKRGVIASDAQRKPSAPLSAKARAEVDYLFDRLSKLDARAKAA; this is encoded by the coding sequence ATGAAGGCGAACGGAACCGACCTCACCACCGCCAGCGGCGTTTATGTGATCGCGGCGACGCCGTTTCACGACGACGGCCGCATCGACGAGAAGTCGACGGATTCGATGGTCGATTTCTACCGCGCCTGCGGCGCCGACGGCCTCACCATCCTCGGCGTCATGGGCGAGGCGCCGAAGCTCGCCGCCGAGGAATCGGTCGCCATCTCCAAGCAGATCATCAAGCGCGCAGGCCCCTCCATGCCGGTCATCGTCGGCGTCTCGGCCCCGGGCTTCGCGGCCATGCGCTCGCTCGCCCGCACCGTGATGGACGCGGGTGCCGCCGGCGTCATGATCGCCCCGCCCAACACGCTGCGCACCGACGACCAGATCGTCGGCTACTACAAGCAGGCGGTGGATGCGATCGGCGACGACGTGCCCTTCTGCATCCAGGACTTCCCCATCACCTTCTCGGTGGTGATGAGCCCGAAAGTCATCCGCTCAATCATCCAGGAGCTCCCCTCCTGCGTCATGCTGAAGCACGAGGACTGGCCGGGCCTCGAGAAGATCTCGACCCTGCGCGGCTTCGAGGCCGACGGCTCCATGCGCCACGTCTCCATCCTCTGCGGCAATGGCGGCCTCTTCCTCGACTTCGAGTGCGAGCGCGGCGCCGACGGCGCCATGACCGGCTACGCCTTCCCCGACATGCTGGTGGACGTGGTCCGGCTGCAAAAGGCCGGCAAGCGTGACGCCGCCCATGACCTCTTCGACGCCCACCTGCCGCTGATCCGCTACGAGCAGCAGCCGGGCGCCGGCCTCGCCGTGCGCAAATATCTGCTGAAGAAGCGCGGCGTCATCGCCTCCGACGCCCAGCGCAAGCCGAGCGCCCCGCTCTCGGCCAAGGCGCGCGCCGAGGTGGATTACCTCTTCGACCGCCTGTCGAAGCTCGACGCCCGCGCCAAGGCGGCGTGA
- the arfB gene encoding alternative ribosome rescue aminoacyl-tRNA hydrolase ArfB, which yields MADPIPVTSSIALNPDDITVTFVRASGPGGQNVNKVSTACELRFNLAASDLRPDIKERLVPLAGSRLTKDGVIVIQADRFRSQDMNREDALSRLIEIVAKAAVRPKRRIATKPTRASKERRLEGKQKRSGVKKMRQGKPGMD from the coding sequence ATGGCCGACCCGATCCCCGTCACCTCCTCCATCGCCCTGAACCCCGACGACATCACCGTCACGTTCGTCCGCGCCTCCGGGCCGGGCGGCCAGAACGTCAACAAGGTGTCGACCGCCTGCGAGTTGCGCTTCAACCTCGCGGCCTCCGACCTGCGGCCCGACATCAAGGAGCGGCTCGTGCCGCTGGCGGGCTCGCGGCTGACGAAAGACGGCGTCATCGTCATCCAGGCCGACCGCTTCCGCTCTCAGGACATGAACCGCGAGGATGCACTCTCGCGGCTGATCGAGATCGTGGCCAAGGCGGCCGTGCGCCCCAAGCGCCGGATCGCGACGAAGCCGACCCGCGCCTCGAAGGAGCGGCGGCTGGAGGGCAAGCAGAAGCGCTCCGGCGTGAAGAAGATGCGCCAGGGCAAGCCGGGAATGGACTGA
- a CDS encoding 2-dehydro-3-deoxygalactonokinase, which produces MTDARMIGVDWGTTSFRAALMDRDGAILDHGSGRDGLLSVTDRDFETVLERAIGRWDPSCGLPVIASGMVTSRTGWVETPYLACPAGPDDLAGALTALTTARGRHIAFVTGLSYRNPDGAPDVMRGEETQIAGLGLAGLRLAVMPGTHSKWVRIADGRITAFRSAMTGDAFAALKDHTVLKLTTADWTPSPTAFAAGVAIGAAEGGAGLLGKLFRQRAGSLMGDFPASETAERLSGLMIGTEIAEARSFAPDVDGPVVIVGGEALAARYGAALDVLGIAHETAPASAAFAGQFRIATAAGLV; this is translated from the coding sequence ATGACCGACGCCAGGATGATCGGCGTGGACTGGGGCACCACCTCCTTTCGCGCCGCACTGATGGATCGGGACGGTGCGATCCTCGATCACGGGTCAGGCCGCGACGGCCTCCTCTCCGTGACCGATCGCGATTTCGAAACCGTGCTGGAGCGCGCCATCGGCCGCTGGGATCCGTCCTGCGGCCTGCCGGTCATCGCCTCGGGGATGGTGACGAGCCGCACGGGCTGGGTGGAGACGCCCTACCTCGCCTGCCCGGCCGGGCCGGACGATCTGGCCGGCGCGCTGACCGCGCTGACGACCGCGAGGGGACGCCACATCGCCTTCGTCACCGGCCTCTCGTATCGCAACCCCGACGGGGCGCCGGACGTGATGCGCGGCGAAGAGACGCAGATTGCCGGGCTGGGCCTCGCAGGCCTCAGGCTGGCGGTGATGCCCGGCACCCATTCCAAATGGGTCAGGATCGCCGACGGCCGGATCACCGCCTTCCGCTCGGCCATGACGGGTGACGCCTTCGCCGCGCTGAAGGACCATACCGTGCTGAAGCTGACCACGGCCGACTGGACGCCCTCTCCGACGGCCTTCGCAGCGGGAGTGGCCATCGGCGCGGCGGAGGGCGGCGCCGGCCTGCTCGGCAAGCTGTTCCGCCAGAGGGCGGGAAGCCTGATGGGCGATTTCCCGGCGAGCGAGACGGCGGAGCGGCTGTCGGGCCTCATGATCGGCACGGAGATCGCCGAGGCGCGGAGCTTCGCCCCGGACGTCGACGGACCGGTGGTGATCGTCGGCGGCGAAGCGCTGGCGGCGCGCTACGGGGCGGCGCTGGACGTGCTGGGAATCGCCCATGAGACGGCGCCGGCGTCGGCGGCCTTCGCCGGCCAGTTCAGGATCGCGACAGCCGCGGGGCTGGTGTGA